The proteins below are encoded in one region of Streptomyces cyanogenus:
- a CDS encoding dihydrofolate reductase family protein, translated as MRVVVTEFISLDGVVQAPGGPEEDTDGGFAHGGWSHPFFDPEVVGGAFAAGLERAEALLYGRRTYLTMAATWPERAGDPFADRLNSLRKYVVSDTLGDAELSWENTVRIPGAEALDKVRELRAAEGGDLAMMGSPTLVRALIEAELVDELQLVVMPVLLGGGKSIFPADGGKRTWELVSSATAKTGAQLNVYRPARQAR; from the coding sequence ATGCGTGTCGTCGTCACCGAGTTCATCAGCCTTGACGGAGTCGTGCAGGCCCCGGGCGGGCCCGAGGAGGACACCGACGGGGGGTTCGCGCACGGGGGCTGGTCGCATCCGTTCTTCGATCCGGAGGTGGTCGGCGGGGCGTTCGCCGCGGGGCTGGAGCGGGCCGAGGCGCTGCTGTACGGGCGGCGGACGTATCTGACGATGGCCGCCACGTGGCCCGAGCGGGCGGGGGACCCCTTCGCCGACCGGCTCAACTCCCTGCGCAAGTACGTCGTGTCCGACACCCTCGGCGACGCCGAGCTGAGCTGGGAGAACACCGTGCGGATCCCGGGTGCCGAGGCCCTGGACAAGGTGCGGGAGCTGCGGGCCGCGGAGGGCGGGGACCTGGCGATGATGGGCAGCCCCACGCTGGTGCGGGCGCTGATCGAGGCGGAGCTGGTGGACGAGTTGCAGCTCGTGGTCATGCCGGTGCTGCTCGGCGGCGGTAAGTCGATCTTCCCGGCGGACGGGGGCAAGCGGACCTGGGAGCTGGTGTCGTCGGCCACCGCGAAGACGGGGGCGCAGCTGAACGTGTACCGGCCCGCCCGGCAGGCCCGGTAG